A window from Pseudomonas kribbensis encodes these proteins:
- a CDS encoding LysR family transcriptional regulator → MNRNDLRRVDMNLLVIFEALMFEKNLTRVAEKLFMGQPAVSAALGRLRDLFDDPLLLRNGRGMEPTARALAILQELQPAMDVISGAVSRAKEFDPATSCDVFRIGLSDDAEFGLFPPLLRQLQEEAPGIVVVVRRANYLLMPTLLASGEISVGVSYTTDLPANAKRKKLRDIPCKVLRGDDRPGPLTLDEYCERPHAMVSFSGDLSGNIDVDLAKVGRSRRVVLGVPQFSGLRALLAGTEMIATVPDYAACALVEGCALRAEDPPFPIDAAQLSMAWSGVHDNDPAEKWLRSRISQFMSVSLDIPT, encoded by the coding sequence ATGAACCGAAACGATCTGCGCCGCGTCGACATGAACCTGCTGGTGATTTTCGAAGCCCTGATGTTCGAAAAGAACCTGACCCGCGTCGCCGAAAAACTGTTCATGGGCCAACCGGCGGTGAGCGCGGCGCTGGGCCGCCTGCGCGATCTGTTCGACGATCCGCTGCTGCTGCGCAACGGTCGCGGCATGGAACCGACGGCACGGGCGCTGGCGATTCTTCAGGAGCTGCAACCGGCGATGGACGTGATTTCCGGCGCGGTCAGCCGGGCCAAGGAATTCGACCCAGCCACCAGTTGCGACGTGTTCCGCATCGGCCTGTCGGATGACGCCGAGTTCGGTCTGTTTCCACCGCTATTGCGCCAGTTGCAGGAAGAGGCGCCGGGGATCGTGGTTGTGGTGCGCCGAGCCAACTATCTATTGATGCCGACGTTGCTGGCGTCCGGGGAAATCTCCGTCGGCGTGAGCTACACCACCGATCTGCCGGCCAACGCCAAGCGCAAGAAACTGCGCGATATTCCCTGCAAGGTTCTGCGCGGCGATGACCGTCCGGGCCCTCTGACCCTCGACGAATACTGCGAGCGGCCTCATGCAATGGTGTCGTTCTCGGGGGATCTGAGCGGCAACATCGACGTGGACCTGGCCAAGGTCGGCCGCAGTCGCCGCGTGGTGCTCGGGGTGCCGCAGTTCAGTGGCTTGCGCGCACTGCTCGCAGGCACCGAGATGATCGCCACCGTGCCGGATTACGCTGCGTGTGCATTGGTTGAAGGTTGTGCGTTGCGGGCCGAGGATCCACCGTTTCCGATCGATGCGGCGCAATTGTCGATGGCGTGGAGCGGGGTGCATGACAACGATCCGGCGGAGAAATGGCTGCGCTCGCGGATCAGTCAGTTCATGTCGGTGTCGCTGGATATTCCGACCTGA
- a CDS encoding DoxX family protein translates to MNAVQRNGQAQDLGLLFLRVTGGLFLLFVHGLPKLLDFTAQLQLIEDPFHLGTHLTLILAIFAEVLCPLLIVAGLLVRLACLPILFVLLVALLLVHPQWSVAEGQFGWLLLILFTTVLIAGPGRLALNARLPGVLRYV, encoded by the coding sequence ATGAACGCTGTACAACGCAATGGCCAGGCGCAAGACCTCGGCCTGCTGTTCCTGCGGGTGACCGGCGGGTTGTTTCTGCTGTTCGTCCATGGCTTGCCCAAGCTGCTGGACTTCACTGCGCAGCTGCAGCTGATTGAAGACCCGTTTCACCTCGGCACCCACCTCACGTTGATTCTGGCGATCTTCGCCGAAGTCCTCTGCCCACTGCTGATCGTCGCCGGGTTACTGGTGAGATTGGCGTGCTTGCCTATTCTGTTTGTGCTGCTGGTGGCGCTGCTGCTCGTGCATCCGCAATGGAGTGTGGCCGAAGGGCAGTTCGGCTGGTTGCTGTTGATCCTGTTCACCACTGTTCTGATCGCCGGGCCCGGACGGCTGGCGCTCAATGCCCGTTTGCCCGGAGTGCTCCGTTATGTCTGA